TCAAGCAAGAGCGCACGAGTTGGCTGACTCTCTGGATATTAGCCCGCAAGCGATTCGCCGCCACCTGAAGGATTTGGAGGCGGAGGAGCTGATCGAGTATCAATCGGTTCAGGTTGGGATGGGGCGTCCGCAGCACGTCTACCGCCTGAGCCGCAAGGGACGCGATCGCTTCCCGAACAGTCACGGTAAATTTGCCGTGGCGCTGCTGGATACGATCGCACAAACCCTCGGTCATGAGCAGGTCGATCTAATACTACACAAACAGTGGGAGCGCAAGGCGATGGAATATTGCGATCGCTTAGGTAGTGGTTCCCTCCAAGATCGCGTTGCCAACTTAGTAGATCTCCGTCGTGCCGAAGGCTACATGGCCGAGTGGTATCCTTTAGAGACTGATGGTTCCAAAAATGGTCATTCCTCCCAGTTCATGTTGATCGAGCATAACTGTGCCATTTCTGATGTAGCCGTTTCTTTCCCCAGGGTTTGCAGCCACGAATTAGATATGTTTGCAGCTGTGTTCGCAGATTCTACGGTTGAGCGGACGCACTCCTTGATTAACGGACAACACCTCTGCGGTTATTTAATTACTGGGAAATCCCGAATTTAAAATCTAAAATCTCAAACTGATATGACTCAACCACCGCAACCAGGGGCTCAATTTTTAACACTAGAAGAATCTGCTAGGGTTGA
This genomic interval from Argonema galeatum A003/A1 contains the following:
- the sufR gene encoding iron-sulfur cluster biosynthesis transcriptional regulator SufR, which translates into the protein MTICETDLGLTQIAQQPSTKEDILQHLMKRGQARAHELADSLDISPQAIRRHLKDLEAEELIEYQSVQVGMGRPQHVYRLSRKGRDRFPNSHGKFAVALLDTIAQTLGHEQVDLILHKQWERKAMEYCDRLGSGSLQDRVANLVDLRRAEGYMAEWYPLETDGSKNGHSSQFMLIEHNCAISDVAVSFPRVCSHELDMFAAVFADSTVERTHSLINGQHLCGYLITGKSRI